A genomic window from Amia ocellicauda isolate fAmiCal2 chromosome 15, fAmiCal2.hap1, whole genome shotgun sequence includes:
- the LOC136711095 gene encoding uncharacterized protein LOC136711095, which produces MDGLDSRAALLLFLFLVQRESLCEAAERRTVRAGDTVTLDCGVKHERETVWFGQRGEEAPVVVVAVSTPLPGEDAGFQKRTAASARLSAQWNSSSSTFSLRIHNISDSDLALYYCGGRANGSWRFGNTIRIVFTEEPSDPPVSPPAPCVLSWALLGCVSAGCLLLSGCLCCLWSRRGGVQCVGAQRSPGQSRSEGAAQVLCTVLMDTL; this is translated from the exons ATGGACGGGCTGGACAGCAGGGCGGCTCTGCTCCTCTTCCTCT tTCTGGTCCAGCGGGAGAGTCTGTGTGAAGCGGCCGAGCGGCGGACTGTCAGAGCCGGGGACACCGTCACCCTGGACTGCGGTGTCAAACACGAGCGGGAAACCGTGTGGTTTGGACAGCGAGGCGAGGAGGCTCCGGTTGTGGTGGTCGCAGTCAGTACACCACTGCCCGGAGAAGATGCTGGTTTCCAGAAGCGGACTGCAGCCTCTGCTCGCTTGTCTGCGCAGTGGAACTCCTCGTCCAGCACCTTCAGTCTGCGCATCCACAACATCAGCGACTCAGACCTGGCGCTGTACTACTGCGGGGGGAGGGCTAATGGAAGTTGGCGATTTGGAAATACAATCAGAATCGTCTTTACCG AAGAGCCCAGTGACCCTCCCGTCTCTCCCCCTGCCCCCTGTGTGCTGAGCTGGGCGctgctgggctgtgtgtctgcaggCTGCCTCCTGCTCTCCGGCTGTCTCTGCTGTCTCTGGAGCAGGAGAG gTGGTGTTCAGTGTGTCGGGGCGCAGAGGAGTCCAGGGCAGAGCAGGAGTGAAGGAGCAGCGCAGGTATTGTGTACAGTCCTGATGGACACACTGTAG
- the LOC136711094 gene encoding uncharacterized protein LOC136711094 isoform X2 has product MQICWIILAVTVTAVSSASVSVSVRVGDSVTLPCDGSACRGTPVEKIYIKWETITHPVYEFVYGKSYPSSGFENRTEVPLERIRQGDFSLNLQHTLFTDGEIYKCFCEGDGNRDILLGNVSLTVTAHRDALTLPSGASLSLPLYSPGPVEVLFAAAGEGASVSVCTVEWGAASRPGPGYEQRVSVQSGSLTLRSLTAADQGQYTVRDSSTGRTVSTVSVSVTGEKSVFLVVLITVITVLILVLGLSLLCWHRRYHHCPMCPMCSWQP; this is encoded by the exons ATGCAGATCTGCTGGATTATTCTGGCTGTGACTGTCACTGCAG TCTCCTCAGCTtctgtctcagtgtcagtgagaGTCGGGGACTCTGTCACTCTGCCCTGTGATGGATCAGCCTGCAGAGGGACTCCTGTAGAGAAGATCTACATTAAATGGGAGACAATAACACATCCCGTCTATGAGTTTGTCTATGGAAAGTCCTATCCCAGCTCTGGGTTTGAGAACAGGACTGAGGTTCCCCTGGAGAGGATCAGACAGGGGGACTTCTCTCTGAACCTCCAGCACACACTGTTCACTGATGGAGAGATATACAAGTGTTTCTGTGAGGGAGATGGAAACCGGGACATTCTTCTTGGAAATGTTAGTCTCACTGTCACAG CTCACAGAGACGCCCTCACCCTGCCGTCTGGAGCCTCGCTGTCTCTCCCGCTCTACTCTCCTGGGCCGGTGGAGGTGCTGTTCGCTGCTGCAGGAGAGGGAGCCTCTGTCTCAGTGTGCACTGTGGAGTGGGGTGCAGCGAGCCGCCCTGGCCCCGGGTACGAGCAGAGAGTGTCAGTGCAGAGCGGCTCTCTGACCCTGCGCTCACTCACAGCAGCTGACCAGGGCCAGTACACAGTGAGGGACTCCAGCACCGGCCGCACCGTCAGCaccgtctctgtctctgtcactgGAGAAA AATCGGTGTTCCTGGTTGTCCTGATCACAGTCATCACAGTGCTGATCTTAGTGCTGGGACTCTCTCTGCTCTGTTGGCACAGACGGTATCATCACTGCCCCATGTGCCCAATGTGCAGCTGGCAACCCTGA
- the LOC136711094 gene encoding uncharacterized protein LOC136711094 isoform X1 gives MWIWWIVLVVTITAVSSASVSVSVRVGDSVTLPCDGSACRGTPVEKIYIKWETITHPVYEFVYGKSYPSSGFENRTEVPLERIRQGDFSLNLQHTLFTDGEIYKCFCEGDGNRDILLGNVSLTVTAHRDALTLPSGASLSLPLYSPGPVEVLFAAAGEGASVSVCTVEWGAASRPGPGYEQRVSVQSGSLTLRSLTAADQGQYTVRDSSTGRTVSTVSVSVTGEKSVFLVVLITVITVLILVLGLSLLCWHRRYHHCPMCPMCSWQP, from the exons ATGTGGATCTGGTGGATTGTTCTGGTTGTGACTATCACTGCAG TCTCCTCAGCTtctgtctcagtgtcagtgagaGTCGGGGACTCTGTCACTCTGCCCTGTGATGGATCAGCCTGCAGAGGGACTCCTGTAGAGAAGATCTACATTAAATGGGAGACAATAACACATCCCGTCTATGAGTTTGTCTATGGAAAGTCCTATCCCAGCTCTGGGTTTGAGAACAGGACTGAGGTTCCCCTGGAGAGGATCAGACAGGGGGACTTCTCTCTGAACCTCCAGCACACACTGTTCACTGATGGAGAGATATACAAGTGTTTCTGTGAGGGAGATGGAAACCGGGACATTCTTCTTGGAAATGTTAGTCTCACTGTCACAG CTCACAGAGACGCCCTCACCCTGCCGTCTGGAGCCTCGCTGTCTCTCCCGCTCTACTCTCCTGGGCCGGTGGAGGTGCTGTTCGCTGCTGCAGGAGAGGGAGCCTCTGTCTCAGTGTGCACTGTGGAGTGGGGTGCAGCGAGCCGCCCTGGCCCCGGGTACGAGCAGAGAGTGTCAGTGCAGAGCGGCTCTCTGACCCTGCGCTCACTCACAGCAGCTGACCAGGGCCAGTACACAGTGAGGGACTCCAGCACCGGCCGCACCGTCAGCaccgtctctgtctctgtcactgGAGAAA AATCGGTGTTCCTGGTTGTCCTGATCACAGTCATCACAGTGCTGATCTTAGTGCTGGGACTCTCTCTGCTCTGTTGGCACAGACGGTATCATCACTGCCCCATGTGCCCAATGTGCAGCTGGCAACCCTGA
- the LOC136711093 gene encoding uncharacterized protein LOC136711093: protein MRICWIVLAVTVTAVSSDPVSVSVRVGDSVTLPCDGSACRGTPIEQLYIKWQTVDQDVYVFRRGTVHPGPGFENRTEVPLERIRQGDFSLTLQHTLLSDGEIYECFCEGERKQDVFLGDVSLTITAREESSSVSYGQPLSLRLYSRASVTVWFNPAGAGASLPVCAVEGGTVTPDPAYEPRVSGQEQEVTLSALTFTDQGSYTVLDSQSRTISTVAVTVTAHSDALTLPSGTDLCVSLLTAEPVEVLFAPVGDRTSVPVCAVERDTVFRPGPGYQPRVSVQNGSLTLRSLTAADQGNYTLRELDSSNTINTVSVSVTAEESGFLVGLVTVILVSILVLISVLGLALLCWHRRRRHKDCVRITEPQLATQHCSSDQ, encoded by the exons ATGAGGATCTGCTGGATTGTTCTGGCTGTGACTGTCACTGCAG tctccTCAGATcctgtctcagtgtcagtgagaGTCGGGGACTCTGTCACTCTGCCCTGTGATGGATCAGCCTGCAGAGGGACTCCTATAGAGCAGCTCTACATTAAGTGGCAGACAGTGGATCAGGATGTCTATGTGTTCAGGAGAGGCACAGTCCACCCCGGTCCTGGGTTTGAGAACAGGACTGAGGTTCCCCTGGAGAGGATCAGACAGGGGGACTTCTCTCTGACCCTCCAGCACACACTGCTCTCTGATGGAGAGATATACGAGTGTttctgtgagggagagagaaaacaggaTGTTTTTCTTGGAGATGTCAGTCTCACCATCACAG CTCGTGAGGAGAGCAGCTCTGTCTCCTATGGGCAGCCCCTGAGCCTCCGTCTGTACAGCAGGGCATCTGTGACAGTGTGGTTTAACCCTGCGGGCGCTGGAGCCTCTCTCccagtgtgtgctgtagagggcggcaccgtgacccctgaccctgcCTATGAGCCCCGAGTCTCAGGGCAGGAGCAGGAGGTCACACTGTCTGCACTGACCTTCACTGACCAGGGCTCCTACACAGTGCTGGACTCCCAGAGCAGGACCATCAGCACTGTGGCCGTCACTGTGACAG CTCACAGTGACGCCCTCACCCTGCCGTCTGGCACAGACCTGTGCGTCTCTCTGCTCACTGCAGAGCCGGTGGAGGTGCTGTTTGCTCCTGTGGGAGACCGAACCTCTGTCCCAGTGTGCGCTGTGGAGAGGGACACTGTGTTCAGACCCGGCCCCGGGTACCAGCCcagagtgtcagtgcagaacGGCTCTCTGACCCTGCGCTCACTCACAGCAGCTGACCAGGGAAACTACACACTGAGGGAGTTAGACAGCAGCAACACCATCAACaccgtctctgtgtctgtcactgCAGAGG aATCGGGGTTCCTGGTTGGCCTGGTCACAGTGATCTTAGTTTCGATCTTAGTGCTGATCTCAGTGCTGGGACTCGCTCTGCTCTGCTGGCACAGACGGCGTCGTCACAAAGACTGTGTGAGGATCACCGAGCCCCAGCTCGCAACCCAGCACTGCAGCTCGGACCAGTAG